Proteins encoded by one window of Thermodesulfobium sp. 4217-1:
- a CDS encoding TIM barrel protein, whose product MNLIFGPAGNEELFYNSGFKSTVDSAKYITKMGLFAFEYPFTHGIRLSDETAMKIGESFSKERVRLSIHAPYYINITSPNPEILERSEKYLIRSLQMGKLMNADRIIFHPGSSKKEDRKVLLDRSIAFLENFIYNNINIINGIKLCPETHGKKVSIGDIDEILKMCKVYPDIFLPTIDFAHIYAVNGGQLNNEDDFTRIFEKLPHEKLHIHFSQIEFSDMGEIRHRSLNSGFGPPIDAFLSSLITNHIKARVIVETPGTQSKDAKILLDRYLELEGKNGKSL is encoded by the coding sequence ATGAACTTAATATTCGGCCCAGCCGGCAATGAAGAGCTTTTCTACAATTCCGGGTTTAAATCAACTGTTGACTCTGCAAAGTATATTACTAAAATGGGACTATTTGCGTTCGAATATCCATTTACACATGGGATAAGATTAAGCGATGAAACTGCGATGAAAATAGGTGAATCCTTTTCGAAAGAGAGGGTTAGGCTCAGCATTCATGCACCATATTATATAAATATAACAAGCCCTAATCCAGAAATATTGGAAAGATCTGAAAAATATCTCATAAGAAGCCTACAAATGGGGAAGTTGATGAATGCTGACAGGATAATATTCCATCCTGGAAGTTCAAAAAAAGAAGATAGAAAAGTATTATTAGATAGATCTATAGCTTTCTTAGAAAATTTTATCTATAACAACATAAATATAATAAACGGCATTAAGCTCTGTCCAGAAACTCACGGCAAAAAAGTCAGCATAGGAGACATTGATGAAATATTAAAGATGTGCAAAGTGTACCCAGATATCTTCCTACCGACTATAGATTTCGCACATATATATGCTGTAAATGGGGGACAGTTAAATAATGAAGACGATTTTACCAGAATTTTTGAAAAATTGCCTCATGAAAAATTGCACATTCATTTTAGTCAGATTGAGTTCAGCGATATGGGGGAGATAAGACACAGATCTCTAAACTCTGGCTTTGGACCTCCAATTGATGCCTTTTTATCGAGTCTTATCACAAATCATATAAAAGCAAGGGTGATAGTAGAAACGCCTGGCACTCAATCAAAAGATGCTAAAATACTGTTAGATAGATATTTAGAGCTGGAGGGAAAAAATGGTAAATCCTTATGA
- a CDS encoding glutaredoxin family protein, with amino-acid sequence MADIKVYALSTCPYCKKAKSLLREFGVTFEAVDVDLLPKDEQNTILETVGQLADKCKPKVNPVFPVILKNKDIIIGFNETRIKKLAFMPQPSNFFSGFK; translated from the coding sequence ATGGCAGATATAAAGGTCTATGCTTTAAGTACCTGCCCGTATTGCAAAAAGGCTAAATCCCTTCTAAGGGAATTTGGTGTAACTTTTGAGGCCGTAGACGTAGACCTTTTGCCAAAGGATGAACAGAATACAATTCTTGAAACTGTAGGACAGCTTGCTGACAAATGCAAACCAAAAGTTAATCCAGTTTTTCCTGTAATATTAAAAAACAAAGACATTATAATCGGTTTTAATGAAACAAGAATAAAAAAATTAGCTTTTATGCCTCAACCATCTAACTTTTTTTCCGGTTTTAAATAA
- a CDS encoding ferredoxin-thioredoxin reductase catalytic domain-containing protein produces the protein MTPPTPEKLFEILTKFAHSRGQELNNDLDHTMSIIKGILENEQRNGYRGCPCRLNSGDKQKDRDIICPCAYKDKDVEEYGSCYCGLYVSHEWNQNPDKRVTVPERRPFDKLF, from the coding sequence ATGACTCCACCAACCCCTGAAAAACTTTTTGAAATATTGACAAAATTTGCTCATTCAAGAGGTCAGGAATTAAACAACGATCTCGATCACACCATGTCAATAATTAAGGGCATACTTGAAAACGAACAAAGAAATGGTTATAGAGGCTGCCCTTGTAGGTTGAATTCAGGCGATAAACAAAAAGATAGAGATATAATATGCCCTTGTGCTTATAAGGACAAAGATGTAGAGGAATATGGATCTTGCTACTGTGGTCTGTACGTAAGTCACGAGTGGAATCAGAATCCAGATAAGAGGGTGACTGTACCCGAAAGAAGGCCGTTTGACAAGCTCTTTTAA
- a CDS encoding globin-coupled sensor protein — protein MEENLTNDSKYQQRFRYLGLSVEDLQRMAKFRPYFEKRADGFVKKFYDHIANFSNLKEIIDKNSTVERLGKTMRDYFVSLTSPTIDEEYFQRRLFVGKRHQLIGLYPSWYLGAYRLYFEEISSIVHEVEKDEAEFVKSFSAFVKRIILDIQLIIDNYFAEQLEHIIKTQEQVGEAVKVVESIAGRTNILSLNASIEAARAGEAGRTFAVVAKEVRKLAEDSSRSSKKIMEMIDKNMHEIRQIKYQEETS, from the coding sequence ATGGAAGAAAATTTAACTAATGATTCTAAATATCAGCAAAGATTTCGTTATTTAGGGCTCTCTGTTGAAGATTTACAGAGAATGGCAAAGTTTAGACCCTATTTTGAAAAAAGGGCGGATGGTTTCGTCAAGAAATTCTACGATCACATAGCTAATTTTTCAAATTTAAAGGAAATAATTGATAAAAACTCTACAGTAGAAAGGCTTGGCAAGACTATGAGGGACTATTTTGTATCTCTTACAAGTCCTACAATAGACGAAGAGTATTTTCAAAGAAGGCTTTTCGTAGGCAAGAGGCACCAGCTTATAGGTCTTTATCCCTCATGGTATCTGGGAGCTTACAGGCTTTATTTTGAGGAGATTTCATCTATTGTTCATGAAGTAGAGAAAGATGAGGCTGAATTCGTAAAATCTTTTAGCGCATTTGTTAAGAGAATAATACTTGACATCCAGTTAATTATTGATAATTACTTTGCTGAGCAGCTTGAACACATAATTAAAACCCAAGAGCAGGTTGGAGAGGCCGTAAAGGTTGTAGAAAGTATTGCTGGCAGAACAAACATACTTTCTTTGAACGCTAGCATTGAAGCGGCTCGAGCAGGTGAGGCTGGCAGAACTTTTGCAGTGGTCGCCAAAGAGGTTAGAAAGCTTGCAGAAGACTCTTCAAGGTCATCAAAAAAGATAATGGAGATGATAGACAAAAATATGCACGAAATTAGACAGATAAAATATCAAGAAGAGACCTCTTAA
- a CDS encoding queuosine precursor transporter, with amino-acid sequence MRGLSQIYVIIGCLFVASLMISNISAGKIVSFCGLNFTAAILLFPLTYVFSDILTEVYGFKGSRLIIWMGFFCNFLMISFFSLVVKLPHPDFFKDQASYEIVLGMTPRLVLASMVAYFVGEFVNSVSLSAMKKITGGRYLWIRTIGSTMTGQFIDTFLFMIIAFLNIIPFEAILGMIFVEYVIKVTYEIFATPITYKIVNLIKRSEGIDIFDYGVRYNPFGLKIWD; translated from the coding sequence GTGAGAGGGCTTAGTCAAATTTACGTTATTATTGGGTGTTTGTTTGTGGCCTCTTTGATGATATCGAACATTAGCGCTGGCAAGATTGTTAGTTTTTGCGGTCTGAATTTTACTGCTGCAATCTTGTTGTTTCCCTTAACTTATGTTTTTAGCGATATTTTGACTGAGGTTTATGGATTCAAGGGTTCAAGACTAATTATATGGATGGGTTTTTTTTGCAATTTTTTGATGATATCTTTTTTTTCTCTTGTTGTAAAATTACCGCATCCTGATTTTTTCAAAGATCAGGCTTCTTATGAAATTGTTCTTGGAATGACTCCTAGGTTGGTTCTTGCTTCAATGGTAGCCTATTTTGTAGGTGAGTTTGTCAATTCTGTTTCCTTATCTGCAATGAAAAAGATTACGGGTGGAAGGTACCTTTGGATTAGGACTATAGGCTCTACAATGACAGGGCAGTTTATAGATACATTCTTATTTATGATAATAGCCTTTCTTAATATCATCCCATTTGAAGCAATTCTTGGCATGATTTTTGTCGAATATGTTATAAAAGTTACCTATGAGATATTCGCTACTCCAATTACATACAAGATCGTAAATCTAATCAAAAGATCAGAAGGAATTGATATTTTTGATTATGGGGTTAGATATAATCCCTTTGGGTTAAAGATCTGGGACTAA
- a CDS encoding glutaredoxin family protein: MANIKVYALSTCPYCKKAKALLKDLGADFEAVDVDLLPKDEQNTILETVKQLADKCKPKVNPGFPTIVKDDHIIVGFNESKIREMVFIPHLTNL, translated from the coding sequence ATGGCTAATATAAAGGTCTATGCTTTAAGTACCTGTCCATATTGTAAAAAGGCTAAAGCTCTTCTGAAGGATCTTGGCGCCGATTTTGAGGCCGTAGACGTAGACCTTTTGCCAAAGGATGAACAGAATACAATTCTTGAAACTGTCAAACAGCTTGCTGACAAATGTAAGCCTAAGGTTAACCCAGGATTTCCTACTATTGTAAAAGACGATCATATTATTGTAGGCTTTAACGAATCAAAGATAAGAGAGATGGTGTTTATTCCACACCTTACCAACCTTTAA
- a CDS encoding EamA family transporter produces the protein MKINFVTNNLTGYLFTIGAASLWGFGGCVAKFAFNSAIDPLLFVKIRLAMSFILLFVYLSIFNKKHIFIAKTDILYFSILGIFGMTTMQLFYLFAIKYTNVSTAVFLQYTSPILMALYLYFFESAPISVSKMLAIALSLIGGSCFVISMAETSLNFQGLFYGIFAALGMAFISVYGRKSLKSYSPLTLILYSTGFAAIFINIVTPLNLAIFSLPTSTWLILLYFSIFSTLIPYFLYFKGVSIISPTNAGITACLEPFIASIVAFFWLREGLSILQIVGGILIVSGVVILQKFDNLV, from the coding sequence TTGAAGATAAATTTTGTCACTAACAATTTAACAGGCTATCTCTTTACAATAGGGGCCGCATCGCTTTGGGGTTTTGGCGGTTGTGTAGCAAAGTTTGCATTTAATAGTGCTATCGACCCCCTGTTATTCGTAAAAATAAGGCTTGCAATGTCTTTTATTTTGCTTTTTGTATATCTCTCTATATTTAATAAAAAACATATATTTATAGCCAAAACTGACATACTTTATTTTTCAATCTTAGGCATATTTGGTATGACCACAATGCAACTATTTTATCTGTTTGCCATAAAATATACAAACGTATCAACCGCTGTGTTTTTACAATACACGTCGCCTATCTTAATGGCTTTGTATTTATATTTTTTTGAAAGCGCTCCCATTTCAGTATCGAAGATGCTCGCAATAGCTCTCTCTCTAATCGGGGGCTCATGCTTTGTAATTAGTATGGCAGAAACGTCTTTAAACTTTCAAGGTCTTTTTTATGGAATTTTTGCTGCATTAGGAATGGCATTTATAAGCGTATACGGTAGAAAATCCCTGAAAAGCTATAGCCCATTAACTCTTATACTTTATTCTACAGGGTTTGCAGCAATATTTATTAATATCGTTACACCTTTGAATTTGGCAATTTTTTCTTTGCCAACCTCGACATGGCTTATTTTACTTTATTTTTCTATATTTTCCACATTAATACCGTATTTTTTATACTTTAAGGGGGTCTCAATAATATCGCCTACAAATGCAGGCATTACAGCCTGTTTAGAGCCATTTATAGCCTCTATCGTCGCTTTTTTCTGGCTTAGAGAAGGCCTTTCTATTCTTCAAATTGTTGGAGGAATATTAATCGTATCGGGCGTCGTAATTTTACAAAAATTTGATAATTTAGTATGA
- a CDS encoding YlbF family regulator yields MVNPYDKAHELAKSIKDSDEYIDLIKSTELVKKDDGLYKMVKNLFTLRTQIEIDALSGKEENKDKKADLKRLHDLVSAIPEGRRLIESHYRFQVLMGDIYKIIGEGINEGMEFFNFLQEKD; encoded by the coding sequence ATGGTAAATCCTTATGATAAGGCACACGAGCTTGCAAAATCAATTAAAGACTCAGATGAGTATATCGATCTAATAAAATCAACTGAGCTAGTAAAAAAAGATGACGGTTTATACAAAATGGTAAAGAATCTATTTACGCTAAGAACTCAGATAGAAATAGATGCGCTCTCAGGCAAAGAAGAAAATAAAGACAAAAAAGCAGATCTCAAGAGACTCCACGATCTGGTGTCAGCAATTCCAGAAGGAAGAAGACTCATAGAATCACACTATAGGTTTCAGGTATTAATGGGCGACATATATAAGATAATCGGAGAAGGTATAAATGAAGGAATGGAATTTTTCAACTTTCTCCAAGAAAAAGATTAG
- a CDS encoding universal stress protein — protein MRILVCVDGSKDSQEAFAWSKRLSQCSAENEILLLYVFHMPSSMEVVPLSDIELASIANNSAESIFSELLTQEVPNTKIVKIIKIGDPAQTILDIADEHSVDFICMGSRGLSGIKKLLIGSVSDKVLTYSSRPVFLTKLPRKTNILEEVVELP, from the coding sequence ATGAGAATTCTTGTTTGCGTTGATGGCTCAAAAGACTCTCAAGAGGCCTTTGCATGGTCTAAAAGACTCTCTCAATGCTCTGCAGAAAATGAGATTTTACTTTTATATGTTTTTCACATGCCCAGCTCTATGGAAGTGGTACCGCTAAGCGATATCGAATTGGCCTCGATAGCGAATAATAGTGCTGAATCAATATTTTCTGAGCTCTTAACTCAAGAGGTTCCAAATACCAAAATCGTTAAAATCATTAAAATAGGCGATCCTGCCCAGACAATTCTCGATATAGCAGACGAACACAGTGTAGATTTTATATGCATGGGCTCAAGGGGATTGTCTGGCATAAAAAAATTGCTGATCGGTTCAGTCTCAGATAAAGTTTTGACATATTCGTCAAGACCAGTATTTTTGACAAAGCTCCCAAGAAAGACAAATATTTTAGAAGAGGTGGTAGAGCTTCCATGA